Within the Medicago truncatula cultivar Jemalong A17 chromosome 4, MtrunA17r5.0-ANR, whole genome shotgun sequence genome, the region ttgattgcttcaattttttttaaaaaaaattatgtatttgtttacatgatgattttgtcatttataatataatatatattttatcatgaCACTGTTGAAGGAACCATCAAACAAAcgataagataaaataatgataacatATGATAACATAAATTTTCCCACTAATGGGGCCAAAAGACACTTTGATTTCTCTATCCAAGTGTTTGAAATTGTTTCACATCCCTAGTTTTTATCCGCAAAAGGAACCAATTTCTGACCTTTGATTTCTTAAGGATCTCTTATTTTAATAAACTCTAATTTGCCTCAATCTCACTTCTCATGTGTTTCCCATGTGTTTTCACCTCATGAATCCCTCTTCCTAAAAGGTGCGGCCATTTTTTAAGAGTCCACTCTTTTGGATTCCAAAGATTCACATTTTTCCACCGTTAAAACTATGTTGAAATTGCTTTTTTTATAGACATATCCGCTTATTTGCGCATGAGCGCATAATAATAGCCATGCAACATACATCTATCATGTCTCTAcatttgcacaaaaaaaaaggccaaatgcatctaaaggtccttaaagtttttcgtttttctcaaagtggttctttaagtttcaaaaattccaaacaagtcattttagtttttgaatcgtttcaaacaagtcctataaAATTAGTACAAGCGTTTGTCTTGTATGCTGCTACCATGCTTAACAGAGCTCCTCTCTCTTACTGAGATTTTTCGGATCcaacatttcattaaaaaaaaaaaacaggtgtGATGTAGGAGAAGTTGAGAGATAGATGTCTGTAAGGATCAAATTGTGTGGTTTGGTGGGTGGGATCAAGTTGAGGCAAATCAACattgagagaagaagagaagtgGGTAGACGTTTGTTCGCACTTCATTTTTGTGGAATTGGATTAGATGCATTGTGACTGCACTCGTCTTGAGGGTCCAAATTTATTTcgattttgatttcttttaaatataaaagaagagtttaaaatctGAATCGTTTAGACATGATCGGATGATTGAGATACGTGTGACTGTACACAGTCCTATTccatttttttaccaaaagaaTATGGATATATGAGCAAAAATGATGTAAATTTGTTGCAGCCACAATATTAACATTTAAGAGAaaattttctcatattatgtaaccacaatttaaaaccatgtttAGTAACATTCATTTTTTGATCCAAAATAGTTCATCCTCATAACTAACCAATGCAATTGgcttcaaaataaaacatgtttaTGGAAATGAATCAAGTGAAAATAAAAGTcgatttatatatataactttcAATTATTCGAAGTTTCAATATCAATGACAAGAGAAAATTACAACCACAAAtatgttgaagaaaaataagaaaagacaAGAAGGCTTGAAGACTTTTAAATGCTTAATTTGTAGCTCCCACACAATAATGATCAATAATGTGGAGCAGTGCAGTACATGCAAATCAATTACTTGATCCGACGGCAGATAGTGATTCCATCACCAACAGGAAGCATACAGATTTCAATCCTAGGGTCCACAGCCAAAGCCTTGTTAAGCTCCAAAACAAAATCTCTATAGTACCTAACATACTTCCTCAATGGAGCATCAGGGGGTGCAACCACAGATCCATTCCATAAGGTGTTGTCGTAGCCGATCACACCTCCCACTTTAACAAGATCAATTAACCTCTTATGGTAGTTGAGGTAATTGTCTTTGTCAGCATCCACAAAAATGAAATCGTAGCTACCATGAttcttttcctaaaaaaattaatatcgcacacaaaaaatcaaattagtcATTGTTCATTGATTATTCTCATAAATGTATCTTTTTCTCTTCAAGTGGGACATCATAGAAAAAGATGGTAAAGCTTACGTCTTTGATCATCTCATCAAGAACTGGAAGAGCTGGACCTTCTCTGAAATCAATTTTGTGATCAACACCAGCTTTTTTAATTACTGGTAGACCCAATTCGTAATTTTCTTTGTTAATATCCATAGCCAAAATCTGTGACAATTACAACCAGAAATTAAGTATTAGACCCTTGTTTTtactttataattaaaataatacatattttaccaaacacaaaagaatgaaaaagtTCTAACAAAAagttacaaaaaagaaaataaaaaataccttTCCATCTTCAGGAATGGCTAGGGCAGTGGCAAGGAGGGAGTAGCCAGTGTAGACACCAATTTCCATGGTGTTCTTAGCATTGATAAGTTTAAGGAGCATGCTCAAAAATTGTCCTTCATCTGCAGAGGTTGTCATGATGTTcctgttgttgttttgttcaattaatCAGCAAACACAaacagaattttttttgtccaattTATAAGTTCAATGGAACCTAATTAATAAGGTAGATCGagtattataattatttaaattaacatGAAATTGAGAATTATTACCATGGGTGTTTTGCTGTGACCTCTCTCAACTCTTTCATGGCTTCATGTTCTCTTGGGAAGACACTGGTCTCTAGAATATActgtacataaaaaaaatatttgttaagaaccaaaaaaattcatgcaaaaaaaaaaaaaaaaattaaattatggggaaaaaatgaaattgagtgTACCTGGTAAAGAGCATCACTTTGTAGAAGACTCTTGTGACCAACTTCTTGGTGTCTTCCAGATTCAGTTTGATTTTGATCTTCGTTGGTTGCCATTGTTAAATTCTTGGAAtgttttgcttctttttctGTTTCTGCTATGTGTTGAAGAGTTGAATGGAGCTTGGTTAGAGAAGAGGTAGGAAGAGGGTTATATAAGGGAGGGAAAAACCGGTATGGTTAAGGAAAATTGGTGTGATGTTTGGTTGAACCGGTTGGCGTCCGGTTCGTGGTTGGTGAGGTCTTCTGCTttcttatattattatactAAAGCAAAGAAAAGCAATGAGTGTGGGGCCAGTCGACTAttgatgtttttcttttatttttttgactgaggtttttcattttatggattttctctatttatagaaaatGTGTTATGAAAATGACATcacctatttttttcttttgaaggagTGACACCATCTTAATGAATTCTTACAATCTCACATTGAAAAGAAtaaccttcttttttttaagttaaaacaaaagaaaaacagaatCAATGTCTAAAGTTTGTATGCAtgttatgaaaaagaaaaaattacacatTGTTTAAGAATCGAAGTCGATGATAGTTTATAAAGAACactcacattttttatttattaaaatatttataaatgataaataataactGAAATTCACACATAAATGAAAGGTTTGGGGATATATAAACTCCAATCACGacatctaatttatttatttagacaTTTTACCCGTTAATCTAGGACTTATAAACTTATcgaattttaataataaattgattctaaaatgaaatgtatttaatttttgaagtaACTAAAGAATTCAGATAatcccattttcaaaaggatGATGCATTTTCATGCATAGAGATTACTTGCAAAATAAGGTCACCTTCGTATTTTAAAAAggttgattaaatcattaatagAAGGTCCACAAACtgatactttttattttcaaaataatttcttGCTTTTATATTTGTGTAAACATAATACATGCACGATCCACAAACGAAGATGGACGGTTGGATGTGGGTGATCTACAAAAGGGTTGGTTGAATGGCGTGGTCCCACGGGTGTGGTTGAAAATTACACATGGCAAATGAAGTTGGTTTGGGGTTGGTGAGGTGAGTGAGGGTACTTTGTGTCTAGACATGTGAGAGTTGGTCATCTTCTAATGTTTGGGATTTCAGTTTACCAAATTTgtgaaaaggaaaattaaagattttgttacaACATATCTTTGATTTTAGAGTGAATTGCTAGTTTTGACATGTTTTTGATGCtttattgtataatttattttgactagaattcattttaactttaaattaaaGTTTCAAGTTTTTgtctttacaatttttttttagctataatttcacttttttaagatgaataagtgacaagttttgagtttgaattCCGACTCTTATATATATTGTGCAATATCTTTACCAATTGAGTTATGTTTCCGAAGATTTTCGAAGATGtttcacatttaatttttatcctTGAAATATTTAACCCATTTTTTGTATAGAAGAAATGCATAATAAATGTAAGGGTTGCGTTTCGAACCCCAGAAACATCTCACTTCtttgtatttaaaatgtgtgagctctaactaTTAgacaatttgacaaaaaaaacataattattttatggGAAATGTTTTAAGACATTTAAACAGtaaattttttatgagaattattgtttttaatgcgttagaaattgaaataatttgacttttttagttGATAATTTCTTGCAttagaatgcttaaagagtgcctcGGGGACACTCGATAATAAATATTACATTTAAGATCAAATTTTGTCATCATagagtgtatgtttggttccacttctAGAGGgactataattgattttgaatgtgtagaattgattatgACATATTTTGTTGGTGTCGACTAGAATTGATTCCGTCTCTAGaatttattctatttaaaactatgatttgtagcttttgattctataattgattttcaCATAAATCTATAGTTCAATTCACTTTTACACAAaagtattcaaacataaataacttttggtcaaaattacttttaaccaaaatcaattcttgagaatcaattctattaaaattaattttccccACTACACAACGGAACACACGCAGAATTAAACAGCCCAGTAAAATATTGAAATGTGGTTGAGTTGAACTTTGTTGACTTAGATGGAATGTTGATGCATGCAAGACTTAGTAGTCTTCTTTTGGTAAAGtaatgttttcttttcattagTAATTAGTATATGCCCATGTCAATACTAGAATTACTACACTCACTATGAGAATCGGTTAAACAAGATTTCCACCTAAAATATCGAAGAAAAACCAAAGACTAAGATTAAAGAGCAGTACAAGCTTCAATCTAATAATTTTGTAATGGTGTTAACAAAAATACTATAATATAATTAGATCCTAATTATTTTCCTTATTTGTTAAGTGTAGACTAATGGAAGGGAAAAGTCCAGTTGAGTCAAAGTGATAGGGACATAAGTGGGTGAAATTAGAAAAGGAGTTGTTGTGGGAAAGAGAAGGGAGAGTTGTTGTGGAACAAAAGGACAAAACATACACTGCAAAACAAGTTTCAAATTTGCTTCTCTTGTTAAATGGCTACCACTACTTTATTATTACCAAGGTTCATATATATGCTTCTCTTGTTATATGATATAGGGTTTGACTATTCGCTGCATAAATGTTTTTAGTGTTAGTTCAATGAATGGATTTGATTAATAACCTGCAACTAATACTGTACAAATTTTCTGTAATTGCAACTCTGTCTTTcctattttacattttttagtttttttttatgtaacctACATTTTACATTATAGTCTAGTTAGTATATGGAGTTCTATTTTACATTTTACATTATTTCAATCTCTTAACTAATTTCGTTCCATAGAAAGAATTGATTAGATTACTTTTCTGCTTTTGTTTTGCATTTTTGGGTTTTACCTTTATCAATTGTAGcattatgatattattttcaTCATGTGAGTTTGCAGTATATTAATTCTACTGTACACAATTTATATAGCATTAATTCATAGCCATCTAAAGAGTTCTGAAGCTATTTGTTCAAAATTTATGTATGGCTCTGCAGGTATTTTCGGTTTACATGATAGCAAGCATTGCATTTATGGGAAAGCATTGCAGTGGGAGCAGCAGTGCTGGTTTACTCTATACTCTTGAAATTCATAATTTATGGGAAAATTTATGTATGATCAATGACATTGGTTGTTGGATGAACAGATGAGATCAACGCATGATGAAAATATTAGAGAGACAACTGTTTTTGTGCATCTTCTGCACTGTTGTGGTCTCTGATTCTTGTCGCAGCATTCTACCTTGTCGCGCCTTCATCATTGTGACGTCAAATTTACTGTGGAGCTCTCTGGTTTATTCATCTCCTCGGGTTCTCCATCTTGTCATTAATGTTGAATGTTGATCCTTTAAACATTGTGGTTGATGTGCCTCTTAGCTTGGTCCCAGAACCTTGCATCAAAGGTTGGAAAAATGCTAAAACAAATTACATAGTAGAGCAATGCTGCAGAAGATGTGTATATACCTAAAACCGAGTGATCTTCAATATAggcaaattttataaattattatgcTCTTGAAAGATACTAGCACTAGGGAAaggtttttatgaattttgttttgcttCCCAAGAGGATCCGAGCAAATAAAGGCAAAAAAGTTCAATGTTAGAATCAGTTAATTGAGCTCCCTCTTAAATATTGGGAACCTAGACTGCTATTTGCACTGCAGGTACCATCAGTGTtggaaatttaggtcttaattaaaaacagatttcataatatatgttcAACAATCGTAaatcaatagcggaagcaaacaaaatattgaacatgattatgatcggatctacgacatgtttgatttatcaaggatattaagaattagggtattaGGAATACCTGGATAAAGCTTTCTTAGCAGccctctcatcaacaacgataaccaaagagatgagatgatctgaaacacacaatagagttagcggcggctgatttggttctttCTCAACCGAtacctttatgcctcaagttctcttcagatggggagaagagaaAGTTTGTCGTGTACGGTAtattggggaccatagcctcttttatattggatgacCGTTAGGGTTTCGCATTATTTCGTTAATGGGCCATCCAGACATCCAAGTCCATATATCAACTAAggctcacaattgataaatagttaatataattattgttacgaTAATTGCCCACATAAGGATAttggaatataataaataataaaatattccaacactAAGGAATGTTATGATGCGGATGTAAACTCTTAAATACTTAAATGTGTTTACACTCACACAACATTAGTCAATATGTCAAATGTTTACCATCACAAGTGCCGATTTAAACTCTTAAATACTTAAATGTGTTTACACTCACACAACATTAGTCAAtatgtcaaaattaattaattataagacATGCACAATTGTTctttatttgtaaattaaaagacaaaaaacaaGATACCAAGTACACCATTAAAACACAATCTTTTGATTGCTAAGAATTAATTGCAAGCGGTACTCTCAATGCAATGATCAAATATTGGTAATAAGTCATGTGAGGTAATTAGTGTCTTTTGACATCCTCATTACCCGCATGGAAAAACTTAAGAAGTCTTGTAAGATAATGGGTGTCTTTTGACATCCTCATTAtccacattaaaaaaataagaattaccACATATTTAACATCACAAGTTGTAAATTAACAAACCCAAAAACAAGATACCAAAGCACCATTAAAACACAATCTTTTGACTGCTAAGAATTAATTGCCAACGGTAATCTCAATACAATGATCAAATACGGTAATAAGTCCTGTCAGAAAATGGGTGCCTTTTGACATCCTCATTATCCACATGGATAAAACTTAAGAATTCCTGTCAGATAATGGGTGCCTTTTGACATCCTCATTATCCACATGAAAAACTTAATAATTACCTCATATTTACCATCGCATGTATGTAATTATCCGGCCAAGTTGTGCCTTCCTTTTGGCCGACTAAAACAACTCGCATGAACAATTCCATACTACATCTTTTGTAATTTCAATTGAATCAAATCTACGCAAGAGAGGTTACTTTTGCAACTTGTTGTTTCAACCAAAATTACTAGACAATTCAATAATGAATTTTAAATGGGAGTGGTGTTAAATTCACAAGCAAATGGGAAATGTCTTGAATTTACAAGACACTACCGACATAATGTAGGTTGAATTAGTTCATTATGTTGCTAAGTAACCATAAGGTCACTCAACAACCCTTAAGTGTGAAGACAAATTCACGAATTTGAAAGAAGATGAAAGTCACAAATCACACCAGTGTGTGTATGACAATACTTAAGTGTGAAGAAAAACTCacgaatttgaaaaaatatgcaAGTCACAAATTACATCAATGTGTGTATGAAAATACATTTACATATATCGcataaaagcaacaacaaacgTAGCatgaaatatattcaaaatgcatgataagacaaaatattattaaagaaaacttaataacaataaactataacatcataatcatgctataaaaaaaatattcaatttcaaaccaaaagaaaattgaatctcatataaatcaaaatattcatGCCGCAATTGATTCACATATGCcaaataattctttaataaaataataaataactctAGACTCAATTGTTTCTTAAAGAAGATAACAAACTTAcatgtttataaataaataaacacttTTAGAGttcaaatttccaaaaaattaaagaatcaaaTCTTCATTCTAAAATAAGTTATGATGTACTATCCAATTGTTTCAAAATTACTTTGAGATGTGTTATTAaacactaataaaaaataaacaagtctCCCCACATGATATATGAtgaccaaatatatatatatatatatatatatatataactttataTGCCTAATATCTCAAAATAAACTTTATGTACAACATCTATgtgaattaaaattaattttaaatagaaattAAGTTGCAAAACATGATAACaatatttaaagaattttttttttcttccaaaagaTCTAATATagaatcaaatcaccaaaatcaaaatgaaattcaaatctTTGTCAAATGGTAACGAACTGCATttaccaatttaaaaaaaaaataaactttatacATATACTTTCAGATCAAAGAAAAGTTATCATCCAAAATATGATCCGAAAATAAATGCTCTACAAACTCAAAATCAATCTAGATGAAAAGAAATATAGAATCGAATTTCCCTTTGTGTCCCATAACTAACGGTGACaaggtaaaaataaaaaacaatttgttgAAACCAAAAATAGTCCCAAATAAGAGAATAATGAttcgtttctttttttttttttttttggtacacatAATGATTCGTTTCTAGATGCAACAAAAcaagacaacaacaaaaaaagtctCAAATGCTTTAATCAATTCAATACTAACATGTTAATAAAAGAAATCATAATGGACACATGatacgtatttttttttatttttttttggttacacatgATACGTATTTTAACccaggaaaaaaaaatcgaattgATGCTAAACGTATGCTCgtataaaaatattcaatttaacGTAATAAAACTGCAATTGCATCACAACAAAATTAACCCAAAAACTTATTATCAGatcacaagaaaaagaaaacaaaaaattagcgATGGTTAAAGCACAAACATGTGTAATACCAATTTTACTGATGTACTACgacgaaacaaaaataaaagggtTCGTTTATAATTCAAAGAACTAAATTACCATTACAAACTTAAGCATGAATCATCATACAaataatctcaataaaacaaagACCGCTCTGATACCATTGTTAGAAATTTAAAtcttaattaaaaacatattttatatgtTCAACAATCGTAAATCAATAGtggaagcaaacaaaacattgaacatgattatggtCGGATttacgacatgtttgatttatcaagatattaagaattagggtattaGGAATATCTGGATAAAGCTTTTGCAGCAGccctctcatcaacaacgataaTCAAAGAGATGAgatgatctgaaacacacaatagagttagcggcggctgatttgattcttcctcaaccggtacctttatgcctcaagttcttttcagatggggagaagagagagtttaCCGTGTACGGTAtattggggaccatagcctcttttatattggatgatCATCAGGGTTTCCCATTATCCCGTTAATGAGTCATCCGGACATCCAAGTCCATATATCAACTAAggctcacaattgataaatagctaatataattattgttacgaTAATTGCCCACATAAAGATAttggaatataataaataataaaatattccaacactAAGATCCTAATTGCTTCGGTCATTTTGCAAGGGTTCTTGTTGACATTGTGTAGCAGAAAAATTGTATGACACCACGGTGAAAGGAGTAGGCTTTTACTTTTTACATTGAAGTTGAAAATGATAGACTTCCTTCAAGAGTGGAAGGAATACAATGCCTCAGAACCAGTACGATAGTAGAAGGTCAATACTCATGGAAAGCATGTTTCCCTCGCCAAAATAATCTCAACTGACCTTCCATACTAAAGACAACTCAACAATCATTAATATGTTAATTCGGGTGCAAATAGGAGGAGGAACGCAGATAGACAGACACTTTAGCGACTGTCTATGAGCATAGAAATGCGCAGGGCGCATAAtttagattcttttttttttccttcatttttgaAGTGTTTTTCATCTTGGATAACTTTTGTTGGAACATTAGTGTAATGTTCgaagaaaaattgaataattaaacaccaaataattatatttgatctaatgttgtgtgaattgaaaaaatagagtgtggaGGTCCCAATAAAATAagacacacattagtagtgtttaaattgcagtgtttaattttaaatacttgataatgataaaaataatagtaattattatttttagaatatcacttcccataaatttagcttacggtggttgtgataagaataataatttaattgaattttttatatttccttcattcaaatccaataatttgtttCCTTCCTTtacttttgtggatttgtttcttttgatcctatccacaagtgttgttgaactgattaatggataaacttcattttagtcttatccattagagtaattgttgtcgcaatttttgctaaaacaattatAGAATCTTTATATAAATAAAGGACTCCACTCCACTCAGTTCaaaaaaacacaccaaagagtttcattgagttgtcgagaactctttctctcttctccctttcttgacttgtgttgacgagtctttcttctctttatctcatttttctgttccttcggaattaagagtgttcttaagaccatagtcccttttcggtttaatgtcccttcAGAATTAAGAATAGTCTTAAGTTCATAATCCCTTCGATATTTTTATGTCCTtcgaaataaataataatttaagatcatagtcccttttcAGTATAATGTCCCttcaaaattatgaatgatCTTAAAATATAGTATTCTTCTTTGATTCTTGAAGAAGTTGGACGTTTGAATGGTGTAAAACCATATTTGAATGATCATAGTATCATAGTTGGAGAAGTTAAtaattagaatggtggtaacacc harbors:
- the LOC11446939 gene encoding caffeoyl-CoA O-methyltransferase, with translation MATNEDQNQTESGRHQEVGHKSLLQSDALYQYILETSVFPREHEAMKELREVTAKHPWNIMTTSADEGQFLSMLLKLINAKNTMEIGVYTGYSLLATALAIPEDGKILAMDINKENYELGLPVIKKAGVDHKIDFREGPALPVLDEMIKDEKNHGSYDFIFVDADKDNYLNYHKRLIDLVKVGGVIGYDNTLWNGSVVAPPDAPLRKYVRYYRDFVLELNKALAVDPRIEICMLPVGDGITICRRIK